From Pigmentibacter ruber, a single genomic window includes:
- the nagA gene encoding N-acetylglucosamine-6-phosphate deacetylase — translation MLCIENALLFDGEIFKKNKKIFIKDKKIYDISGRKNSKTYLTIDAKEQIVCPGFIDIQVNGGGGFFFNETVSIDEIKKVSSTHAKFGTTSFLPTFITDNKTKLPIFIQTLNNAIKEKIPGVIGIHIEGPFINVDKKGIHAEEYIRTPTESDVQELKKIVNCIKLITIAPEKVSKEFISELLKNKFNVFAGHTLATFNEMQNGFQAGIRGITHLFNACSQFGSREPGVIGAFILNEKPWAGIIADGHHVSFDTLKVVLKAKETKKFILVSDAMPPVGTQLDKFKIYSKDIFVKDGKYIDSSGTLAGSALTIHHALQNILQQKLVSVAEGLQMTSTNPADCLGISKKNSMGLKGRILPNFDADIVILNKKNFKILNVIQLGKVLS, via the coding sequence ATGCTTTGTATTGAAAATGCATTATTATTTGATGGTGAAATATTTAAAAAAAACAAAAAAATCTTTATTAAAGACAAAAAAATATATGATATTAGTGGTAGAAAAAATAGTAAAACATATTTAACGATTGATGCCAAAGAACAAATTGTGTGTCCAGGATTCATAGATATACAAGTTAATGGTGGGGGAGGCTTTTTTTTTAATGAAACTGTTTCAATTGATGAAATAAAAAAAGTATCTTCGACGCATGCAAAATTCGGAACAACTTCTTTTTTACCAACATTTATTACAGACAATAAAACTAAATTGCCAATATTTATTCAGACCTTAAATAATGCCATTAAGGAAAAAATTCCAGGAGTTATTGGTATTCATATAGAAGGCCCATTTATCAATGTCGATAAAAAAGGTATTCATGCAGAAGAATATATACGGACTCCAACAGAATCAGATGTACAAGAACTAAAAAAAATAGTAAATTGTATTAAACTTATTACCATTGCACCTGAAAAAGTCTCTAAAGAATTTATAAGTGAATTATTAAAGAATAAATTTAATGTATTTGCAGGGCATACACTTGCAACATTTAATGAAATGCAAAATGGATTTCAAGCAGGTATTAGAGGTATAACTCACTTATTTAATGCTTGTAGTCAATTTGGCAGTAGAGAGCCAGGAGTAATAGGGGCTTTTATTTTAAATGAAAAGCCTTGGGCAGGAATTATAGCTGATGGCCATCATGTATCTTTTGATACACTTAAAGTAGTATTAAAAGCAAAAGAAACAAAAAAATTTATTTTGGTTTCCGATGCAATGCCCCCTGTTGGAACACAATTAGATAAATTTAAAATTTATAGCAAAGATATTTTTGTAAAAGATGGAAAATATATTGATAGCTCTGGTACTTTAGCAGGTTCTGCATTAACTATACATCATGCCCTGCAAAATATTTTACAACAAAAATTGGTTTCTGTTGCTGAAGGCTTACAAATGACTTCAACTAATCCAGCTGATTGTTTAGGAATTAGTAAAAAAAACAGTATGGGCTTAAAAGGAAGAATATTACCAAATTTTGATGCTGATATTGTAATTTTAAATAAGAAAAATTTTAAAATATTAAATGTTATACAATTAGGAAAAGTTTTAAGCTAA